The following DNA comes from Papaver somniferum cultivar HN1 chromosome 4, ASM357369v1, whole genome shotgun sequence.
AACAATACACCTCCTCCGCCTCCAGACCCCAACAATACACCGTCAGGAAACTCGTCGCCCCCACCAGATACAAATACTCCCTCATCTCCGTCAGATTCAtccccacctccaccaccaccaccagagtcTGATTCTTCACCTCCTTCAGGTTCCAATAACGGTtcgccacctccacctccactgTCAGATGACAACAACACTCCTTCTGAACCTCCACCTCCACCGTCAGATAACAACAACACTCCTTCTGAATCTTCTCCAGATCCGAAGTCATCTAATGATTCTCCTCCGACTGACAACGGAAGCAAAAGCTCCCCTCCATCATCTGACAATCAAAACTCACCAAACACTGACAACCAACCTCCTCCTCAGAGACAAGAGTCCCCACCTTCACGCGATGGTGCACAATCTAATCGTTCATCAAGCCATGTCCCAGAGCTAAGTGGTCCTTCCACACACTCAAGTCGTACTTCTTCCACCCCACTAGATTCCGCTTCATCTTCGAAGTCAGACGGGACAATTAACGTTGGCACTGTTGCTGGTGCAACCGTAGCAGGAGTGCTAATCATTGCTTTCATTGCCCTCTTTTTCGTCATTGCAAGGAGGAGGAAAAGACGGCCTTTAGATTATTACGATCCTTACAGACCACAGCCACCAAATTACTCAGGGAATTCAGGTAAATAAAGTTATAGTTACAGCTCGTGCTTGCTAATTTCAAAGTATAATATTTTGAGTTTCGCAACTGTAGATGGGTATTACTACGGAGGGCCACCTTCACAGCCACATTCGCAGCAGCATTCAGCAGGGATGCCAGGTGGTCACTCACAGGAGTATTATAGTGGGGGGAGACCACCAGCATATCCTAATTCTGGTCCAATGAATAGCTACGGTAGCTACAAAGGACCAGATTCGGGTACATTAGGAGGTGCACAGTCGTCATTCACATATGATGAGTTGATGGGCATAACAGAAGGGTTTTCTCGCCAAAATATTATTGGAGAAGGTGGATTTGGAGCTGTTTACAAGGGTCACCTTCCCGATGGGAGAATAGTAGCAGTGAAACAACTGAAGGCTGGGAGTGGCCAGGGTGAGAGGGAGTTCAGAGCTGAAGTTGATATAATCAGTCGTGTTCACCATAGGCATCTGGTTTCTCTGGTTGGATACTGCATTGCTGACGCCCAAAGATTGCTCGTCTACGAATTTGTTCCGAATAATACTCTTGAACATCATATACATAGTGAGTTGACTGATGGCTTGTTGAATAATAACACTAATCTGCTTTTATTGCTttacttgattttcaagttctcCTGTGTGTGTTTAATAACATAGAGATATGGCTGTTCTCCAGCTCCAGGATTGCCGGTGTTGGATTGGTCCAAAAGAGTAAGGATTGCCATTGGTGCTGCTCGTGGGTTGGCATATCTACATGAAGACTGTacgtaatttatttatttttgtgatttttttattattaatgttGTTTTCTTGTATATATTCCAAGTTAACTGGACATATAGTCTCTAATTACTTCTTTCGGTCGTCATCCTGCCCTTCTACAGGTCACCCAAAGATTATCCATAGGGATATCAAATCTGCCAACATCCTGTTGGATGACGTTTATGAAGCACAGGCAAGCATATATTATGGACTTCCTATACTTCCTTTCTTCGTCTCGTAATGTTTTACATTTAGTCGCAATCTTGGCTAATCTGATTGCATTCAAACATACAGGTTGCAGATTTTGGTCTTGCTAAGCTATCAAATGACATATCCACCCATGTCTCAACTCGTGTAATGGGAACATTTGGGTAGGTTACAATCATATCATATCTACTAACGAATCTGTAAGGCCCTTATGTAAACAGATGCTAATAACAGTGATATGTCATAACGTGGCTGTTAGAATCCGGGGatccaaatcaaaatcaattggctATGAGTGGAGAGACCCTAAGATATTATAAACCGCGGGATCTTAATTtcccatacaatgtgggactaataatctcaacacgccccctcacgtgtagaagtaaaggtgcggtcaaacgactcgacacaaatagcctgctctgataccatgttagaatccgggcatccaactcaaaaccaattggctatgagtggagagaccctaagagattataaaccgtaAGATCTTAATTtcccatacaatgtgggactaataatcccaCCAGTGGCATCATATGTAGATTATTAATGAATTTGGAGTTGTACATTTTCAGGTACATGGCACCTGAGTATGCTTCAAGTGGCAAATTGACTGATAGATCCGATGTGTTCTCCTTCGGAGTGGTGCTTCTAGAGCTTGTGACTGGACGTAGACCTGTCGAGGCAAGCCAGGATGACAGTTTAGTTGAATGGGTAAGCGCGTGTATCATTTCAGTAGCCTTTGACCTGCTGTTATTGTTTCCCTAGGAATACTTTTCTGTGCGCCTTGAATAAGATGGAAGTTCCGCCTTGACGGATGTTTTCTGCAGGCCCGACCATTGATAGCCAGTGCAATAGAAACTGGAGATTTTTCAGAGTTGGCAGATCCAAGGCTTGAAAAGAGATACGTGGAGAGTGAGATGTTTAGGATGGCTGAGACAGCTGCTGCTTGTGTTCGTCACTCTGCCAACAAAAGACCCCGCATGGTGCAGGTACAAAACAATTTCatcaacttttcttttttctcttttttcgtgTAACATCATCGCAATTTAGTTATGCATTTGGTACTCTCTTTTGTTAGGTGTTAAGGGCGTTGGACACTGACGGTGACATGCCAGATATCAACAATGGTGTGAAAGTTGGTCAGAGCACTATTTTTGAAGCAAACTCGGATCTTCAAAAATTTCGAATGTTGGCACTTGGTGGCGATGATACTGCAGACTATAGCATGCATAGTGGAAGTATGAACTCTAGAGCAGAGATTTTACCCCCGAAACCTCCACCAGGTTGGAGTGGCGAATCAGAAACTCGTGCCATTAACCCACGCAAATGGTGAACAGTGTCCTTCAAATACACTTTTACTTGCACCATCATTATTTGCGCCTGCCCCAAAGAGATGTACATACAAATGAGATGGGATCAGGAAAATCCCAATCGGCTGAATACTGACTTTGCCCTTTTGCATTTGATTTGAGTAACCTGATAGTTGTTTTTTCATCGGAAGTAAACTCTATTAGAGTATGATACGGAGTACAATCTTTTGTGAAACTTTTTTATATATTTACAGGTTACAGCATCTTGGTttttgatgaacaatttcaaggaACTCTTGGTCTACAGCATCTTGGGTTTTAAACAATTTAAAGGCACTCTTGGTTTTTCTGTTGTATGACTTCGGACAAAAGGATTGAACTCTCTAAATCAATATCTCTGAACCCCCCAAAAAGATTTCGTGCCAccagattttatttttctttggatcgGTGACGAGGTAAAGTTTTGAACTCAAGTCACTGATATCACCAACCAACGGCTTTACTATTATACCGCAGTGACATTGCACCTACACTCTAAGTCACAAGACTAGTTTCTTGGGTTGTCGACTTGTCATGACATAATGCAATTTTACTTGAGAGAGTTTTAGGTTATGGGACACGATAAAGAGTTACGGTTATGGTGTCGTTGAAGATTTTAAGCGATAGAGGTAGATGTCATGTCAAGCCATGGAGCAGGTACTGAACATGGCTGCTAACGGGTTACTAGATTACTGGCGAGGATACCATACGACAAACTGGAATAGGCTTTATTTTATATTAAATGGCAGATTTAGGGTCACTTTACAAACTTTAATTAAATCAATTGGTGGCCTccttagcaattcgggattcggcaaacgtacggaacggcaaacgtacgagtattatacggttttgtaaaatccagattcggtccaaaattcggtcaacgggacgtgattcgtcagtaattcggaacggcatacgtacgtgtataattcgatttataaatgtgagttcggctctgaaaattcggtatctatatataacaaataatttgtatttataaggtcatagaccaatttttatgcatatgcgtgagttatttaaagaaaaaataaacttaatatgatgatattaataatatatacaacattagttatccaaaaggacgtcgtatggtggtttagatgcttggttagtgagtttgagatctctctcaccttcaccttcaaatctcttcagtcgtttttgtttcataaaaattacaacacttttaatattcggtcgtgtatgctcgggaggcagtaaagcccaaaaaatggagtctttaaaaagtaaaagctaaagaatttatggcgaattaagcggacgtatcattcgggatacgtaaaattcgtgaacggttcgcgaataatccggaaatgccacataatacgcgacttgggttcggagttgcaaacgtacgcgaataagacggtaaaattcgtgatacggaaaaattcgcgaatgattcgcacTAACTAGGGTTGGTGGAATTTGTGTTAAGATATTGCCTCAGGTATATATACGGGTCTCGAGGTGGATATGGGTTACGAACTAGATTTTGTGTCAGACAACAATTTTACGGTCGAAGGAAAAGAATTGtcaaaaatataaaatttatcacGTGATCTGAAATATGTCGAATGGCTCAAAATTTGTTTCATGACATAATAATAAATATACTTGTACAACAAAACATGGCATATGACCTCAAATCTACCATGTGATTCGAACTTATCTAATAACTCAAAATCTTAAGTCGTAGTGGTGTATTATACATGGTCGAAGTGCGCAAAATCTCGTTCATATGGTTTGATTTTAAGTTACAAGTGTTACATGAAGTCGATGGCTAACCACCAGAAACTTCAACCGGATAAACACAAGTGATGTCAAGTAATTCTAGTGATATTAGTTCGTGGGCGCACAACCATTTAAAACGTGTCTTATAAATATGTTTGTTATTTATCACGCATTTGAGCGTGTGAATATTCATGAAATTTCTAGTTCGTGTACCCAGAGAAAGATAATGGAAAAACTCTCACTTTTCTTATACTCGCAAGTACTAGTTTTACGGACACTGCTAGCTGAACATTGGTAACAGTAGCGTTTCAGTTTCTCACCTAATAATGATTTCAAGTCCTTAGTCTCAGGATCTCTTACCACTTAATTAATTAGTGGATTGAGTTTAATCATTAGTGcaaaacaaagctaggctaagttagtctgtgttagtggtggtcaggattcgtccagaaaaagataaatcaagaGTTGTGGTTCTCCTAACCATTTCCTACAACTCGCACGCGTtgcattaattccaatattatgaatgaaaaatgaagttaagatatggattttcaaaaattataacgggggaggttcgaactcatgacctattgtgtcataagagtggcctctaaccagtgttccaccttgaTTGTAATtcatagaaaagataaatcaacggtggtggtttgttcaacttaaatatcataatttctttattaattagtattttactaattgcacataataaataatctatttattataaagtgttttattaattagtgtttcactaattgctcataataaatgactaatcattttttaattataaatgttttcttaattaattactataatatttatttctattaacaagtaattttgataaataatatcaatagacatttttggcgacaatgagtagtagaagaggtggaggccgaaagattagaggtggttaagggcggcgccaaacacaattatatttatttttgttcttttatcataaaatgggatacaaagtccatttttcacatgtatccaacttgccaagagttttttctccctctttcctcaaaatcctggctccgcccctggtttgtggtggaagaagtggtgacggtgagtgctggtgagtagtgatggacaatattaattttatggtatcgttacaacatcgataacaatcgtagtgtggaagatgtggttggttgtttttaacacttttgataaaggaaggtaccatatatttcagggatgatatcatataagataatattttcatgatcgtagttcGATCACCCAAATAGTACacctgttatctttggtactgtatcgtataaatcatgattttttaatgttaaaataaaattgattgaaatacaaaaaagaatatatacacggaagaaaaaataatgaaactaatcaattgacgacattttgttcaatctaaacctcatacatggcatttgtgattgaaaattagaattgtgtccaacaacctacatggggtgggcggcagtgatggtggcaatggtggagtcaaaaattgacattgaggaggcctactttaaaaaaaaaaaaaaaacatgtaaactttggtggactaaaccatccatatatatatatatagacaaagtactatttataaaataaactaaaaaatttatgtagttattaaaaatttaaggggttagagccaggttagtcaacccttggctctgccactaggtgatggtggataaaaaaatggattcatatggttttatggtgggggtgggtattggtgaacaaaaacatattatgctaatttcgtaacgccacaaaatatgtaacgttatattataaagtttaaaacgtggttgatcattctaatgttaaaataaactcgataaaacacatgtccattttaaaaaattggtgcaatcaattgccatgttatgtaataactaaacgaacgacacgaatcaagatcagaacatatgaaattatttattatcgatttgtctatgtaaagagtggtcaggatttgtccttggcaaagataGATTTATCGCTGGGGTTTGTTTAatttacccatttttaaatattttattaattagtgtctcattgattgttcataatgattaattaaatgtctattataaatgtccctttaataatctaacataaatacataattttattaataaataattgtactaaaagctatattaattctaatggtggtagtggaagtatggttagtataaacggtggcgggtgtttgtgaatggtggaggcggtaacattactattaatggaagaaatagtggcggtaGATGGAATTTTAgagtggtgggtgttggtaatagtagtggataataatagtttttcctttttagtgagttttattgaccggGTAAAAAAaacatcttcacaaaacatgcaacattgtattgtgaaagatgtaattggttgtttttagcaccattgataaggacaaaaataaaatatttcgaggatgatacaggaacgtataagacaatatgatcatgattgttggatcaccgaaacagtatccgtattatataaaggcaattggtgtacccgcgtaagagaacattatcgctctctcaagtactattacatttttttcctgaaagaccatcaatgtcgagttgtttcgcgacaactacctacaaagacaacaactttcactcaattcccgatataaaacattattgaccgggaaaatgtatttgcattctaaaacatttgtttgaaaattatgtttgttcatcaaaatcatcataaaaaaatctaaatcataaatctaaatttcgcctccgatgtttatagaatattttttatattttacattctcaaatcatgcgacctcttgattacaaatcaacaatatcaaattacggatcaatatgtataggtttcattcactgggttagaaggcagagtagatacagatgggtagatcacacaaagcagaacatgactgagaatacttcaataatttggtcaagaaataaggtcaaaaatttaagattaattttctataggactaattagatcggcttcgataggagccgactaaaatatggattaataataatttccatgtAAGACAATTTCCAAAACATAGTTTCGCTAACTCTGCCTATGTATaaagtggtcaagatttgtccttcctcaattgctatgttatgtgagaagaaggcgatatctaagattgagggtacaattcaaatctattagattcatatcatttacaactggacgccttgaaaaaaattgatgtgttgttattattattacaggtaagggatTTATTGACCACACTTGCACAAATAGCTCACTTCgaaaatgattggtgttgcatgtactatctagaatgcaacgatgaatttgaggaaacaaggcaccaaaagcagtgtccggagtattttggatatagtaacttacacccgatgtaatacttatgttcttttttttttttagtttttccacaatctatttatttaagaaaaatgaacatctatattataagggacaatggtgtttttctctTTGGACGGAGATTTACAGTTTGGacatataaagaatggtccagattgagCTGTTAATACGTGTTCTTAATCTTTTATTTGGTTTTTCGCGTTTGACGGAGATCCACAGTTTGCACACATAAAGGACGGTCTTCAACCATCAGATACGTTCTATTAATATTTATACTCCTCTCAAACCCTCCTTAACCTGCTCTTGCAACCAAGTAATCAATTTCTTTCCCTTTCAGACATCGGTTCAttctctccttaatattttgCACTAACAATTGTAATTTTCCTGCTTTGAAATGTAATATTATGACTCATCCCCATTTACTATTACTCTCTTTGTCCTTGCACTGTAGGAAGTTACAATGGCATTACAGATCAACATTCggcttagtccatagacaataatTTCATCAACAGTAATAGATATATACTTAGTCCTTGGCATCACCATCATGTCGTTCTCCTTTatcttatttgtttctttttaactTTACTCAACAATTATGAATTTTTCGATTGTAGATTTTTATCATTTGGTATAGTCTTTGGGTGGAAATTTAGCTATTTGCAGGGAAGAGGAAATAAGGTTTCTACTAATTCAATCTTCTTTTGATTATGCATGGGGAAGAGACTGCTATTGGATACTACCTAAGGTGGAATGCCTGAACTCATTCCTTCCACCATTGCCAGTTTATCCTCTTATTTTATCTAATGTTATTAATCACTCATATGGTAAAATGTCATGAGCCTAACTTAcaaatttgaaataaaaatatatgtacaaaatgGTTGGAGCTTTCTTGGATTGGTTCTTGCTAGCTAACACTTGGAAATCATGAATAATAAGTGAGGTCTATTCTATTCAGACTACTATGATCGTAATAAATGCTTTGCATTTGCTATCAGGTTTTTACACTTGTAATTTTTCCTTAAGTTTGTGTCATTTTTCTTACTAGAGGATTGTGTTAAGAGTACACTCTTCACTTTTGAAAGTTTTTTTATTTAGGCAAAAGATTTGGTGTTGTGGGCGAGTCTGATTATTGAAAATGATTTTTATACAACTTATAACATGTAATTCATCTTGCCTATTTAAATCCATTATCTTTATTTTCAGTGAAACAAATTTTTTTATGCTCTTTCACATTGCTGGAATTTGTTATTTGCTTTTTCATTCAACATTTTATGTTTCTGCAGGGTATTCATCAAAAGATTATACCGTTGATTTCACTGGAAAGATACCATTCGAGATCATGCTGATGTTGGAGGCATACAATCTAaaacaaagaataaaaatatCACTGGAAAGTAAATTATTTTTAAAAGGGATCATTCGAGATTATACAATTCTATGAAGGTTAGGTATGTACCGCTTGGGTTCGGAGTGGTAGTATCAGTAGGTAGAGGAAATTTTTTTATAGgatagagatgtgttgttgaagGATCATTCAAGCTTAGATATATGGTGCTTCCATATTTCTGTGATATGGAGAGTTAGAGAGCCAGTAAGTGGATGGTTGAAAGTAAAACAACATATAAGAGTAAGGTCCAGATGGGTATTGACAGTGGACACTAATATGTTGAATAGGTTATTCAGACTTGACCAGCTATATGTAACATAACATTTTCTAGATGCAGTACCGCAAGGACATTAAGGAGATGGAGCGATTACATCAAATATGGTGTATCTAGAGGTTCTACTACAAGCTAATTAAGTTGAACCGGCCTTAGAAACActgacggacctacagctgggctaaCCCGGACTTTAGCCCAGATAGTCGTCACAGTCCAACAACCTAAAAATTGAAATGCTATACTGGGCCAAGGCTATTAACCCAGGCTGAGAAAAAATTAAAACTTCTTGGATCCGTCCCTGCTtagaaatgaaaaacaaaacaTGATACAGATCAATGGTGGTCTAATTAATGGGTAATATTGAAATACATTTACATATGGCAAATGCCTAAAGGTATAGGATTATGAGGATCAAATCTAATCTATTCGAATTCAAACGACCCAGATGTTCTGATTGCATTCGATGACACATAATAAATTTCTGGTGAATGGAAATTGTAAGAGTTACAGGAGACGTTAGGTACATTTCTTTTTAGAATAGAAATGAACCATTTTGTTATTTTTCCGACATTTACTTTTAGTTCCAAGGATTCCTATTTTTTGGATTGGGTGTAAATTGTAGTCTATCCTACAGAAAATGagtatttcatttttcaatcatgGACACATGGTCAAACCCTTAAGGTTGTGTTTGATAGATTAATTCCATGAAATTATCCACCTTTCCATAGTAATAGCGTGTTTTCCGTCGTTTGGTCAAAAATCTGATTccatataattataataaaagcGTGGCCTAAAATATGTTTTAAACTCAATTCCGTGAAATTTCATGGAAAGTCTTTCCTTGCCTCCCAAAAGAAACTGATTCCATGAAAACACTTTCCATGGAATTGTTTCCTTTCTCTGTTATCAAACACATGCTAATATTTTTCACTTCACAAGATGTCGTAGAGAAAGCTCAACAACATGTAGACGGAATGCAAAACCATGTGCAATTTAAGGTCAACCCAAGTTGGCACTCTTGAAAAGGTGTAAcattatgaattatatttttactTGTGGTCCTAATTATAATGGAAAGTTTGAGGTCGAATGGTGAACACTTGCTGTACCATATATGACACATTAATATCGTGATGGATACGGATGACTATTGTCTGACCTGCTGAAAAACTATAACACACGAGCGGTATTTCTTAACTAAATGAACCGCCAAATCTGCTTACAAAAGAATGTAATATCACCTTCAAATGATGATCCATGTATGGCATGCTATACAGATTTCA
Coding sequences within:
- the LOC113273053 gene encoding proline-rich receptor-like protein kinase PERK12; the encoded protein is MSDTPLDMLPLGNDGSSPQAPPADGNETPSDNPSPSGSNSPESPPAPDSSNPTSDSPPPDSSNTPPPPDSNNTPPPPPDPNNTPSGNSSPPPDTNTPSSPSDSSPPPPPPPESDSSPPSGSNNGSPPPPPLSDDNNTPSEPPPPPSDNNNTPSESSPDPKSSNDSPPTDNGSKSSPPSSDNQNSPNTDNQPPPQRQESPPSRDGAQSNRSSSHVPELSGPSTHSSRTSSTPLDSASSSKSDGTINVGTVAGATVAGVLIIAFIALFFVIARRRKRRPLDYYDPYRPQPPNYSGNSDGYYYGGPPSQPHSQQHSAGMPGGHSQEYYSGGRPPAYPNSGPMNSYGSYKGPDSGTLGGAQSSFTYDELMGITEGFSRQNIIGEGGFGAVYKGHLPDGRIVAVKQLKAGSGQGEREFRAEVDIISRVHHRHLVSLVGYCIADAQRLLVYEFVPNNTLEHHIHTPGLPVLDWSKRVRIAIGAARGLAYLHEDCHPKIIHRDIKSANILLDDVYEAQVADFGLAKLSNDISTHVSTRVMGTFGYMAPEYASSGKLTDRSDVFSFGVVLLELVTGRRPVEASQDDSLVEWARPLIASAIETGDFSELADPRLEKRYVESEMFRMAETAAACVRHSANKRPRMVQVLRALDTDGDMPDINNGVKVGQSTIFEANSDLQKFRMLALGGDDTADYSMHSGSMNSRAEILPPKPPPGWSGESETRAINPRKW